A region of Streptomyces deccanensis DNA encodes the following proteins:
- the mug gene encoding G/U mismatch-specific DNA glycosylase: MPDVTADGLRVLFCGINPGLMTAASGHHFARPGNRFWPVLHLSGFTPRLLKPSEQGELPSYGLGITNVVARATARADELTAEEYVEGGRLLTAKVERLRPRWLAVVGVTAYRAAFGDRKAAVGPQERTIGASRVWVLPNPSGLNAHWTAATMAEEFARLRVAAGD; this comes from the coding sequence GTGCCGGACGTCACCGCGGACGGCCTCCGGGTCCTCTTCTGCGGCATCAACCCGGGGCTGATGACGGCCGCCTCGGGCCACCACTTCGCCCGCCCCGGCAACCGGTTCTGGCCCGTGCTGCACCTGTCCGGCTTCACGCCCCGGCTCCTGAAGCCGTCCGAGCAGGGCGAGCTGCCGTCGTACGGGCTCGGCATCACCAACGTCGTCGCCCGTGCCACGGCACGCGCCGACGAGCTGACGGCCGAGGAGTACGTGGAGGGCGGCCGGCTGCTGACCGCCAAGGTGGAGCGGCTGCGCCCGCGTTGGCTCGCGGTGGTCGGTGTGACCGCGTACCGCGCCGCCTTCGGCGACCGCAAGGCCGCCGTCGGACCGCAGGAGCGGACGATCGGGGCCTCACGCGTGTGGGTGCTGCCCAACCCCAGCGGGCTGAACGCGCACTGGACCGCGGCGACGATGGCGGAGGAGTTCGCGCGGCTGCGCGTGGCTGCGGGGGACTGA
- a CDS encoding GntR family transcriptional regulator, whose product MGTQQLESVPEPKYWHLKTVLSEALDSEFSVGEILPNERDLAARFGVARATLRQALEQLELEGRLQRRRGVGTTVAPPRVGVAVGTEQHAWPGTVGDAWQAVDCTTAAPPAAVADLLESVHGEQVHVVRRSRMSHGQPVAAELLYIPAASVPALSAIDAPSGAARARAVLRELQRLELEGQDRSVELGSARADDAKELDRLPGAPVLVVTTRFFAEARTAAVSLATYRADTCRLTFGASGGVEIHHGPERHAS is encoded by the coding sequence GTGGGGACCCAGCAGCTGGAATCGGTGCCGGAACCGAAGTACTGGCATCTGAAGACCGTGCTCAGTGAGGCATTGGACTCCGAGTTCTCGGTGGGGGAGATCCTGCCCAACGAACGTGACCTCGCGGCCCGCTTCGGCGTCGCCCGGGCCACCCTCCGCCAGGCGCTGGAGCAGCTCGAACTGGAGGGCCGACTGCAGCGCCGTCGCGGTGTCGGCACCACGGTCGCGCCCCCGCGCGTGGGCGTCGCCGTCGGCACCGAGCAGCACGCGTGGCCGGGCACCGTCGGCGACGCCTGGCAGGCCGTCGACTGCACGACCGCGGCACCGCCCGCCGCGGTCGCCGACCTCCTGGAGAGCGTCCACGGCGAGCAGGTGCACGTCGTGCGCCGCTCCCGGATGTCGCACGGCCAGCCCGTCGCCGCCGAACTGCTCTACATCCCGGCGGCCTCCGTGCCCGCCCTCTCCGCCATAGACGCCCCCTCCGGTGCCGCACGCGCGCGTGCGGTCCTGCGTGAGCTGCAGCGCCTGGAACTGGAGGGCCAGGACCGCTCGGTGGAGCTGGGCTCAGCCCGCGCGGACGACGCCAAGGAGCTCGACCGGCTGCCCGGCGCGCCCGTCCTGGTCGTCACCACCCGCTTCTTCGCCGAGGCACGTACGGCGGCGGTCTCCCTGGCCACCTACCGTGCTGACACGTGCCGCCTGACCTTCGGTGCCTCGGGCGGCGTCGAGATCCACCACGGCCCGGAGCGCCACGCGTCCTGA
- a CDS encoding ATP-grasp domain-containing protein, whose product MSRPRVCVLIEAGADPGRNPLLRPLRSALAARGARCTAFDATAPWSPCDLPSAEVFLIKGGDPAVLGAAGAVADAGGVCLNGLDTTLRVIDKARVLSLLGRAGLPVPATTVAADADAVAGLLRAAGAPRFVKPLCGRLGRGTGVLSPGERPEGAGPWLVQEVVDGPGYDYKVCGVGRRAAVLRVRVEPGRLDVPRVPVPHPDPCLTRLGLRTAEVCGLVCWGVDVVVGADGPVVVDVNTFPGYRGVPDAAVWIADAALATADTRVGGGRPAWAY is encoded by the coding sequence GTGAGCCGCCCGCGGGTCTGCGTCCTGATCGAGGCGGGCGCGGACCCGGGCCGCAATCCGCTGCTGCGGCCGCTGCGCTCGGCGCTCGCCGCACGCGGCGCGCGGTGCACGGCCTTCGACGCCACCGCGCCCTGGAGCCCCTGCGATCTGCCGTCGGCCGAGGTGTTCCTGATCAAGGGCGGCGATCCCGCGGTGCTCGGCGCCGCCGGGGCCGTGGCCGACGCGGGCGGCGTCTGTCTCAACGGTCTGGACACGACACTGCGGGTCATCGACAAGGCCCGGGTCCTGTCGCTGCTCGGCCGGGCGGGGCTGCCGGTCCCGGCGACGACCGTGGCGGCCGACGCCGACGCGGTGGCGGGGCTGCTGCGTGCGGCAGGCGCTCCCCGGTTCGTGAAACCGCTGTGCGGGCGGCTCGGCCGGGGAACGGGTGTGCTGTCCCCGGGGGAACGCCCGGAGGGCGCCGGCCCGTGGCTGGTGCAGGAGGTCGTGGACGGGCCCGGCTACGACTACAAGGTCTGCGGTGTGGGCCGCCGGGCCGCGGTGCTGCGGGTCCGGGTCGAACCCGGCCGCCTCGATGTGCCGCGTGTGCCCGTGCCGCACCCGGACCCGTGTCTGACGCGGCTCGGGCTGCGTACCGCCGAGGTGTGCGGACTGGTCTGCTGGGGCGTCGACGTCGTCGTGGGCGCCGACGGTCCGGTCGTCGTCGACGTCAACACCTTCCCCGGCTACCGGGGTGTGCCGGACGCGGCCGTATGGATCGCGGACGCGGCCCTCGCCACGGCGGACACCCGCGTGGGTGGCGGGAGGCCGGCATGGGCGTATTGA
- a CDS encoding 2-dehydropantoate 2-reductase N-terminal domain-containing protein, with translation MRVVVVGAGKLGCGYLVPLFLEAGHEVVLGCRTRDTADRIRCAGGWRVRVTGERPEEVHDVTTASVGAELDEAVTAADLVVLSVGVANAAEAARSLVPGLAARRGRPVDVWVVENAECAHRVTEALRDTAAARGVALPPIGVAGAVARVTVGHGCWREPGVPEFLRDTPRQLAVDARPLLTAPPTLPGVRATGQYRARLHEKLFVYNAGHALAAYLGWLRGHRTVDAAIGDPFVRPVVAGALLEGRRAILAAYPGLRRGPQVDQCGDVHGPVAEALARYGNTELADPVTRVAREPLRKLSPGDRLLGPVALLRGTRHRVPAHFALGIAAALLYGYDDEAVPAADTSARRLRRLLDERGVSAVLAGVCGLAADDPFAAAIAVRYHGFVFTDDGVRFPPTAPLPDIVARADAVSRRREPLPGQVTR, from the coding sequence ATGCGCGTGGTCGTCGTCGGTGCCGGAAAACTGGGGTGCGGCTATCTGGTGCCCCTTTTCCTCGAAGCGGGACATGAGGTGGTGCTCGGCTGCCGGACCCGTGACACGGCGGATCGCATCCGGTGCGCCGGCGGTTGGCGTGTGCGAGTCACCGGAGAAAGACCCGAGGAGGTCCACGACGTCACCACCGCGTCGGTGGGCGCGGAGCTGGACGAGGCCGTGACGGCCGCGGACCTGGTCGTGCTCAGCGTCGGTGTGGCCAACGCCGCCGAGGCCGCCCGGAGCCTGGTGCCCGGGCTCGCCGCCCGCCGAGGGCGGCCGGTGGATGTGTGGGTGGTGGAGAACGCCGAATGTGCCCACCGGGTGACCGAGGCGCTCCGCGACACCGCCGCGGCCCGCGGAGTAGCGCTCCCCCCGATCGGGGTCGCCGGGGCGGTCGCACGGGTGACCGTGGGCCATGGCTGCTGGCGCGAGCCGGGGGTGCCCGAGTTCCTCCGCGACACCCCGCGACAGCTTGCCGTCGACGCCCGTCCCCTGCTCACGGCACCGCCCACGCTGCCCGGCGTGCGTGCCACCGGCCAGTACCGCGCCCGGCTGCACGAGAAGCTGTTCGTCTACAACGCGGGTCACGCGCTCGCCGCGTACCTCGGCTGGCTGCGCGGCCACCGCACCGTCGACGCGGCGATCGGTGACCCGTTCGTCCGGCCGGTGGTGGCCGGCGCCCTGCTGGAGGGGCGGCGCGCGATCCTCGCCGCGTATCCGGGACTGCGGCGGGGCCCGCAGGTGGACCAGTGCGGCGACGTGCACGGGCCGGTGGCAGAGGCGCTGGCCCGCTACGGCAACACCGAACTCGCCGACCCGGTCACCCGGGTGGCCCGCGAACCGCTCCGCAAGCTCTCCCCGGGCGACCGCCTCCTGGGCCCGGTCGCCCTGCTGCGCGGAACCCGCCACCGGGTCCCGGCGCACTTCGCCCTGGGCATCGCCGCGGCACTGCTGTACGGGTACGACGACGAGGCGGTGCCCGCGGCCGACACATCGGCGCGGCGGCTGCGCCGACTGCTGGACGAGCGGGGTGTGTCCGCCGTACTGGCCGGTGTGTGCGGCCTCGCGGCCGACGACCCGTTCGCCGCCGCGATCGCCGTCCGCTACCACGGTTTCGTGTTCACCGACGACGGCGTGCGCTTCCCGCCGACGGCCCCGCTCCCCGACATCGTCGCCCGCGCCGACGCCGTCTCCCGACGGAGGGAGCCGCTCCCCGGTCAGGTGACGCGGTGA
- the purB gene encoding adenylosuccinate lyase: protein MTSAPAKPRIPNVLAGRYASAELATLWSPEQKVRLERQLWLAVLRAQKDLGIEVPDAALADYERVLDTVDLASIAEREKVTRHDVKARIEEFNDLAGHEHVHKGMTSRDLTENVEQLQIRLSLELVRDRTVAVLARLGKLAGEYGELVMAGRSHNVAAQATTLGKRFATAADELLVAYGRVEELLGRYPLRGIKGPVGTAQDMLDLLGGDAGKLAELEDRIAGHLGFAQAFTSVGQVYPRSLDYEVVTALVQLAAAPSSIAKTIRLMAGHELVTEGFKPGQVGSSAMPHKMNTRSCERVNGLMVILRGYASMTGELAGDQWNEGDVSCSVVRRVALPDAFFALDGLLETFLTVLDEFGAFPAVVARELDRYLPFLATTKVLMGAVRAGVGREVAHEAIKENAVASALAMREQGAERNELLDKLAADDRIPLDRAGLDALMADKLSFTGAAADQVGVVVARIEEIVKQRPEAAGYTPGAIL from the coding sequence GTGACTTCTGCGCCAGCCAAGCCCCGCATCCCGAACGTCCTCGCCGGACGCTACGCCTCCGCCGAGCTCGCCACGCTCTGGTCGCCCGAGCAGAAGGTGAGGCTGGAGCGGCAGCTCTGGCTGGCCGTGCTGCGGGCCCAGAAGGACCTCGGCATCGAGGTGCCGGACGCGGCGCTCGCCGACTACGAGCGGGTCCTCGACACAGTCGACCTGGCCTCCATCGCCGAGCGCGAGAAGGTCACGCGGCACGACGTGAAGGCGCGGATCGAGGAGTTCAACGACCTCGCCGGGCACGAGCACGTGCACAAGGGCATGACCTCCCGCGACCTCACCGAGAACGTCGAGCAGCTGCAGATCCGGCTCTCCCTGGAGCTGGTCCGCGACCGTACGGTGGCCGTGCTGGCGCGGCTGGGCAAGCTCGCCGGGGAGTACGGCGAGCTGGTCATGGCCGGCCGTTCGCACAACGTGGCCGCGCAGGCCACCACCCTCGGCAAGCGGTTCGCGACCGCCGCCGACGAACTGCTCGTGGCGTACGGCCGGGTCGAGGAGCTGCTCGGCCGGTATCCGCTGCGCGGCATCAAGGGCCCGGTGGGCACGGCCCAGGACATGCTGGACCTGCTGGGCGGGGACGCCGGCAAGCTGGCGGAGCTGGAGGACCGGATCGCCGGGCACCTCGGCTTCGCGCAGGCGTTCACCTCGGTCGGCCAGGTCTACCCGCGCTCGCTGGACTACGAGGTCGTGACGGCTCTCGTCCAGCTGGCGGCGGCGCCCTCGTCGATCGCCAAGACGATCCGGCTGATGGCCGGGCACGAGCTGGTGACCGAGGGCTTCAAGCCGGGCCAGGTCGGCTCGTCCGCCATGCCGCACAAGATGAACACCCGCTCCTGCGAGCGCGTCAACGGCCTCATGGTCATCCTGCGCGGCTACGCCTCGATGACCGGCGAGCTGGCGGGCGACCAGTGGAACGAGGGCGACGTGTCCTGCTCGGTGGTGCGCCGCGTCGCGCTGCCGGACGCGTTCTTCGCGCTGGACGGTCTGCTGGAGACCTTCCTGACCGTCCTCGACGAGTTCGGCGCGTTCCCGGCGGTCGTCGCGCGTGAGCTGGACCGCTACCTCCCCTTCCTCGCCACGACCAAGGTGCTGATGGGCGCGGTGCGCGCGGGCGTCGGCCGCGAGGTCGCGCACGAGGCCATCAAGGAGAACGCCGTCGCCTCCGCGCTGGCCATGCGCGAGCAGGGCGCCGAGCGCAACGAGCTGCTCGACAAGCTCGCCGCCGACGACCGCATCCCGCTGGACCGTGCCGGGCTGGACGCGCTCATGGCCGACAAGCTCTCCTTCACGGGTGCCGCCGCCGACCAGGTCGGCGTCGTCGTCGCCCGGATCGAGGAGATCGTGAAGCAGCGCCCGGAGGCCGCCGGCTACACGCCGGGAGCGATCCTCTGA
- a CDS encoding ROK family transcriptional regulator, with amino-acid sequence MGPLTGGDPSLLRRINSAVVLHALRATDHATLTEITRVTGLSRPTVEGVVEGLVEAGLVVEQAAEEGAARRQGRPARHYRFRAEAGHLLGLDVGSHRVAALLADLDGRVLGSLSKEISESASAEERLERLRSTVAELLRRSGVSRDSLRAVGVGSPGVIEAGGVVRLCAALPEWTGLNLGERLSRSFKCSVLVENDANAAAVAEHWKGAATESDDVVLVLAGLSPGAGSLIGGRLHRGYGGAAGEIGALHLLGREATPEALLSTTGEPLHPLDEQAVAEVFKHAREGDVRARAAVDRFIQRLVHDVTALVLALDPELVVVGGWAAGIDDVLDPLRGELARYCLRPPRVALSRLGEAAVAMGALRLALDHVEEQLFAVEGTVTARR; translated from the coding sequence TTGGGGCCACTGACCGGCGGGGATCCTTCTCTGCTTCGAAGAATCAACTCGGCCGTGGTGCTGCACGCGCTGCGGGCCACGGACCACGCGACGCTGACCGAGATCACCAGGGTCACCGGCCTGTCCCGGCCCACGGTCGAGGGCGTCGTGGAGGGGTTGGTCGAGGCCGGTCTGGTGGTCGAGCAGGCAGCTGAGGAGGGCGCGGCCCGGCGGCAGGGGCGCCCGGCGCGGCACTACCGGTTCCGGGCCGAGGCCGGCCATCTGCTGGGACTGGACGTGGGCTCGCACCGGGTGGCGGCGCTGCTCGCGGACCTCGACGGACGGGTGCTGGGCTCGCTGTCCAAGGAGATCTCCGAGTCGGCGTCGGCGGAGGAACGGTTGGAGCGGCTGCGCTCGACCGTCGCCGAGCTGCTGCGCAGGTCCGGTGTGTCGCGCGATTCGCTGCGTGCGGTGGGCGTGGGCAGCCCGGGGGTCATCGAGGCCGGTGGCGTCGTACGCCTGTGCGCGGCCCTGCCGGAGTGGACGGGGCTGAACCTGGGCGAGCGGCTCAGCCGGTCCTTCAAGTGCTCCGTGCTGGTGGAGAACGACGCCAACGCGGCCGCCGTCGCCGAGCACTGGAAGGGGGCCGCCACCGAGTCCGACGACGTGGTGCTGGTGCTGGCGGGGCTGAGCCCCGGCGCCGGTTCGCTGATCGGCGGGCGGCTGCACCGGGGGTACGGCGGCGCGGCCGGGGAGATCGGCGCGCTGCACCTGCTGGGCCGGGAGGCCACCCCCGAGGCGCTGCTGTCCACCACGGGCGAGCCCTTGCACCCGCTGGACGAGCAGGCGGTCGCCGAGGTCTTCAAGCACGCGCGCGAGGGCGACGTACGGGCCCGTGCGGCTGTCGACCGTTTCATACAGCGCCTCGTCCACGACGTGACGGCCCTTGTCCTGGCCCTCGATCCCGAGCTGGTCGTGGTCGGCGGCTGGGCGGCCGGCATCGACGACGTCCTCGACCCCCTCCGCGGCGAGCTGGCCCGGTACTGCCTGCGCCCGCCCCGGGTCGCCCTCTCCCGGCTGGGCGAGGCGGCCGTCGCCATGGGCGCGCTGCGGCTCGCCCTGGACCACGTCGAGGAGCAGCTCTTCGCGGTGGAGGGCACGGTGACGGCGCGCCGCTGA
- a CDS encoding MFS transporter: protein MGVLKSLHRAGVLGPHPVRAVVVEGFTTRLAFGVVIFAMPLYARQLGMSLTEIGALVAMKALVEPAVKPFMGRAVDRWGARRGYLTAVTVRLVASVLLLTATTPASLYATRLVQGAASAARDPASISVVADSGEQRLGRAFSLSFGAKDLGAVSAGALGGLLLAGSGNDFRLLWAFVAAISLVPVVVVWLWVPPPERKPPDSVPADPADPTTHPDPDPDTDPDPADATTGDPTAVESPGGHPLKDRSPAGSRLFADRRLRLLCALGLLAGMTAHMTHGLFPILAAEVAGLTPGQIGAIYSASVFVLLLVGPLAGLAADRFGAAPLTGARGIANTLSSVLYLAFPTAAGMLSGRLVDDAGKAAFRPPWGSLLAQAARGAGPRGGRVAAGLDTALSVGEAAGPVIAAMLWDVWGLAVFLLVRAALGIATELLVTRRLVHTAPARAERIRP, encoded by the coding sequence ATGGGCGTATTGAAGAGTCTCCACCGGGCCGGTGTTCTCGGCCCCCATCCGGTGCGGGCCGTCGTCGTGGAGGGCTTCACCACCCGGCTCGCGTTCGGCGTGGTGATCTTCGCGATGCCGTTGTACGCCCGGCAGCTCGGCATGTCACTGACGGAGATCGGCGCGCTCGTCGCGATGAAAGCGCTGGTCGAACCGGCCGTGAAACCCTTCATGGGCCGGGCGGTGGACCGGTGGGGTGCCCGACGCGGTTATCTGACCGCGGTGACGGTACGTCTGGTCGCGTCGGTGCTGCTGCTCACCGCAACGACACCCGCCTCCCTGTACGCGACGCGCCTGGTCCAGGGCGCCGCGTCGGCGGCACGCGATCCGGCGTCCATCAGTGTGGTGGCCGACTCCGGCGAGCAGAGACTCGGGCGGGCCTTCTCGCTGTCGTTCGGCGCGAAGGACCTGGGCGCCGTCTCCGCGGGGGCGCTCGGCGGACTCCTGCTGGCCGGGAGCGGCAACGACTTCCGGCTGCTGTGGGCCTTCGTCGCGGCCATCTCCCTCGTACCGGTCGTCGTGGTCTGGCTCTGGGTGCCGCCTCCCGAACGGAAGCCGCCGGACTCGGTGCCCGCCGACCCCGCCGACCCCACCACCCACCCCGACCCCGACCCCGACACCGACCCCGACCCTGCCGACGCGACGACCGGTGACCCGACGGCCGTCGAGTCACCGGGTGGGCACCCGCTGAAGGACCGGAGCCCGGCAGGGTCACGGTTGTTCGCCGACCGTCGGCTACGGCTGCTGTGCGCGCTGGGGCTGCTCGCCGGAATGACCGCCCACATGACCCACGGTCTGTTCCCCATCCTGGCCGCCGAGGTCGCCGGCCTCACTCCCGGGCAGATCGGCGCCATCTACTCCGCGTCCGTGTTCGTCCTGCTCCTGGTCGGGCCGCTGGCGGGCCTGGCCGCCGACCGGTTCGGCGCGGCGCCGCTCACCGGAGCGCGCGGGATCGCGAACACGCTGTCCTCCGTTCTGTACCTGGCCTTCCCGACGGCCGCCGGCATGCTGAGCGGCCGGCTGGTCGACGACGCGGGAAAGGCGGCTTTCCGGCCACCGTGGGGAAGCCTGCTGGCCCAGGCGGCGCGCGGCGCCGGGCCCCGGGGCGGTCGAGTCGCCGCAGGCCTCGACACCGCGCTGTCGGTCGGCGAGGCCGCCGGGCCGGTCATCGCCGCCATGCTGTGGGACGTGTGGGGTCTGGCGGTGTTCCTGCTGGTCCGCGCCGCTCTGGGCATCGCCACCGAGTTGCTCGTCACCCGGCGTCTGGTCCATACCGCGCCCGCGCGCGCGGAGCGGATCCGCCCCTGA
- a CDS encoding ATP-grasp domain-containing protein, translated as MTATLAGRRVVLVHGKKPTPHSIVWTVLAGLRAEGARIGTWQDAPDLPRSVFTGADLVVLRSVHPVTADLARAGAPPEASWCNPPEATAVVADRVETWRRLLAADLPVPAARVVRDPRAVTAMAAEGPVVAKTPLGSRGEGVTVLEQGDSRPVAGRGPWLVQDRIPGDGWDRKLFVIGSHVHGTLRRWPARSLSDKWGRPLRLDSRLTALALAAGDVFGLCAYGVDVIDGPDGPVIVDVNAFPGFKGVPGAPGLLFDHLLGHL; from the coding sequence ATGACCGCGACCCTGGCCGGAAGGCGCGTCGTCCTGGTCCACGGCAAGAAGCCCACACCCCACTCCATCGTCTGGACCGTGCTGGCGGGACTGCGCGCCGAGGGTGCCCGCATCGGCACCTGGCAGGACGCCCCGGATCTTCCCCGGTCCGTCTTCACCGGCGCCGACCTGGTCGTCCTGCGCTCCGTCCACCCCGTCACCGCGGATCTGGCGCGGGCCGGCGCCCCACCGGAGGCCTCGTGGTGCAATCCGCCGGAGGCCACGGCGGTGGTCGCGGACCGGGTGGAGACCTGGCGGCGGCTCCTGGCGGCGGACCTCCCGGTGCCCGCCGCGCGGGTCGTGCGCGATCCGCGGGCGGTGACCGCCATGGCGGCGGAGGGGCCGGTGGTCGCGAAGACCCCGCTGGGCAGCCGTGGGGAAGGGGTGACGGTGCTGGAGCAGGGCGACAGCCGTCCCGTCGCCGGCCGGGGCCCCTGGCTGGTCCAGGACCGGATCCCGGGCGACGGCTGGGACCGCAAGCTGTTCGTGATCGGGTCGCACGTCCACGGCACGCTGCGCCGCTGGCCCGCCCGGTCGCTGTCGGACAAGTGGGGCCGCCCCCTGCGCCTGGACTCCCGCCTGACGGCACTGGCGCTCGCCGCGGGCGACGTGTTCGGGCTCTGCGCCTACGGCGTGGACGTGATCGACGGGCCGGACGGACCGGTGATCGTCGACGTGAACGCCTTTCCCGGGTTCAAGGGAGTACCCGGTGCGCCCGGTCTCCTCTTCGACCACCTGCTGGGCCACCTGTAG
- a CDS encoding sensor histidine kinase → MKTTLRNRVRTLTVVRSVRVRVLASILLLTALGMTLTGVAIYVVQKTRIDHRVRLHVNREATEFERFHATAVDPETGKPFASLERLLLTATRRNVPDEHEALLSLIDGAVRYSTPESEAGLLSADRAFLRTVHTVIDGERPALRVVDTTAGRVQLAVRPVTHQGRTGAWVIAHWTEREAAEFADVMRAYIVTALGVLLLAALAGWFVTGRLLAPITVMRRTALRITDTDLTQRIRVSGNDDLAELGRTFNVMLGRLEKAFTDQRHFLDDVGHELRTPITVVRGHLELVDSREPAEVDEVRALVIDELNRMARMVDDLLLLARAEQPDFLRLTTVDVGSLIDEVCDKARALGDRRWRVDARAEAELRGDHQRLTQALLELAHNAVTLTGENDTVALGSAVDEADGSVRLWVRDTGPGVTPDDAACIFGRHQRGATCRRGGSGLGLSIVRAITEAHGGRVVLDSHPWRGATFTLVVPRDLAARHSGLPTRAPVR, encoded by the coding sequence ATGAAGACGACCTTGCGGAACCGGGTGCGCACCCTCACCGTGGTGCGGTCGGTCCGCGTGCGTGTGCTCGCCTCCATCCTGCTGCTCACCGCACTGGGGATGACGCTCACCGGGGTCGCGATCTATGTGGTGCAGAAGACCCGGATCGACCACCGGGTGCGGCTGCATGTGAACCGGGAGGCCACGGAGTTCGAGCGATTCCACGCCACCGCCGTCGATCCGGAGACCGGCAAGCCGTTCGCGTCCCTGGAACGGCTGCTGCTCACCGCCACCCGGCGCAACGTTCCCGACGAGCACGAGGCGCTGCTCTCGCTGATCGACGGCGCCGTGCGCTATTCGACTCCCGAGTCCGAGGCCGGACTCCTCAGCGCCGACCGGGCGTTCCTGCGCACGGTGCACACGGTGATCGACGGCGAACGGCCGGCCCTCCGGGTCGTCGACACCACGGCGGGACGCGTGCAGCTGGCCGTGCGGCCCGTGACCCACCAGGGGCGCACGGGAGCCTGGGTCATCGCGCACTGGACCGAGAGGGAGGCGGCCGAGTTCGCCGACGTCATGCGGGCCTACATCGTCACGGCACTCGGGGTTCTGCTGCTGGCGGCGCTCGCCGGCTGGTTCGTGACCGGACGGCTGCTGGCGCCCATCACGGTCATGCGGCGCACGGCCCTGCGGATCACCGACACCGACCTCACCCAACGGATCAGGGTCAGCGGCAACGACGACCTGGCCGAACTGGGACGCACCTTCAACGTGATGCTCGGCCGTCTGGAGAAGGCGTTCACCGATCAGCGGCACTTCCTGGACGACGTCGGGCACGAGCTGCGCACCCCGATCACCGTCGTGCGCGGCCATCTCGAACTGGTCGACAGCCGAGAACCGGCCGAGGTGGACGAGGTCAGAGCACTGGTAATCGACGAGCTGAACCGGATGGCGCGCATGGTCGACGACCTGCTGCTGTTGGCGCGGGCGGAGCAACCGGATTTCCTGCGCCTCACGACGGTCGACGTCGGAAGCCTGATCGACGAGGTCTGCGACAAGGCGCGCGCACTCGGCGACCGCCGCTGGCGGGTGGACGCCCGGGCGGAGGCCGAACTGCGCGGCGATCACCAACGTCTCACCCAGGCGCTGCTGGAACTGGCGCACAACGCGGTCACGCTGACCGGGGAGAACGACACGGTCGCTCTGGGCTCCGCGGTCGACGAGGCGGACGGGTCCGTGCGGCTGTGGGTCCGCGACACCGGCCCGGGAGTCACGCCCGACGACGCGGCCTGCATCTTCGGCCGCCACCAGCGCGGCGCCACGTGCCGCCGCGGCGGTTCCGGGCTGGGCCTGTCCATCGTCAGAGCCATCACCGAGGCGCACGGCGGACGCGTCGTGCTCGACTCGCACCCCTGGCGCGGTGCCACGTTCACCCTCGTCGTCCCACGCGACCTCGCCGCCCGGCACAGCGGCCTCCCGACCCGGGCTCCTGTCCGATGA
- a CDS encoding response regulator transcription factor, which translates to MSRILIAEDEPRIAAFLEKGLRAQGFVTTVVGDGAAALDRATNGECDLLVLDLGLPLMDGFTVLRRLRLEHADLPVVILTARDSTEDTVAGLEGGADDYMVKPFQFAELLARIRLRLRVNRTAEPTVLRHGRLSLDLRTRRIHVDGRVVDLTAREFVLTECFLRNPGQVLSREQLLSQVWRYDFHPGSNIVDVYVRYLRNKLGRDRIETVRGMGYRLTDPPDQPEQDA; encoded by the coding sequence ATGAGCCGGATCCTGATCGCGGAGGACGAACCGCGCATCGCCGCCTTCCTGGAGAAGGGCCTGCGGGCCCAGGGGTTCGTCACCACGGTGGTCGGCGACGGGGCCGCCGCGCTCGACCGCGCCACGAACGGGGAGTGCGACCTGCTCGTCCTCGATCTCGGGCTTCCCCTGATGGACGGCTTCACCGTGCTGCGCCGGCTGCGGCTGGAGCACGCGGACCTGCCCGTCGTCATCCTCACGGCACGCGACTCGACCGAAGACACGGTCGCCGGGCTCGAAGGCGGCGCCGACGACTACATGGTCAAGCCGTTCCAGTTCGCGGAACTGCTGGCGCGCATCCGGCTGCGGCTCCGGGTGAACCGTACGGCGGAGCCGACCGTGCTGCGGCACGGCCGCCTCTCCCTGGACCTGCGCACCCGGCGGATCCATGTCGACGGCCGTGTGGTGGACCTGACGGCCAGGGAGTTCGTCCTGACGGAGTGCTTCCTGCGCAACCCCGGCCAGGTGCTCTCGCGCGAGCAGTTGCTGTCCCAGGTGTGGCGGTACGACTTCCATCCGGGCTCGAACATCGTGGACGTGTACGTCCGCTACCTGAGAAACAAACTGGGCCGCGACCGCATCGAGACCGTACGGGGCATGGGCTACCGCCTGACCGACCCCCCGGACCAGCCCGAACAGGACGCGTGA